CTCCGCCCGCACTAGTTTTATCAGATTCAGATCAGGAGACATCAACAGAGACAGATCTATAGATCCATTGGACTTCTCTAATCGACCTTACATATCAAATGAAAATGCCGAGGACTTAGAATGACTTAGGCTTGATAATTTATAACGAATAATTTTATTACTTCTACAGACCAATTGGATGAAGTAGTGATCATGGTATGGCTAAGGAGGGCCCTTGCTGTACCAGGGAAACTGCGGCTCATCGAGACCTCGGATAGTAATAGAGATACTAAAATTGGTTAAATTTGGGACATTAATCAGGGAACCTGGAAACATATTAAGAAGAACCAAACAGTATTCAAGATTGCAGTTTCCTGTATTGTGAGTAGATGTCAAGCGTCTCTCCCCACACTAGGGCAATTACATCACTTGAGCCCACGCCGGCTGGAGCCGCTCCGAAGCTGGCTGTTTAGTAGGTAGTGACAAGGGCATGTCATCATCCGATCACCCTCCAGCCTcctctttccccttcctgcattctttctcttccttccattcatcTCGCCTCAATTGCTTCATTTCTGCATTAGAAACCATCTATCACCGATCCTCATCGTCCTAAACGATCAAAAATGGTTTTCGCTCGTGCTAATCTCCTTCGCGCATCTGCTCGCGCTGTCGGAGCTGCATCTCGTAGACCTGCGCAGCAAGTCGCTCGCCGCACATACGCCTCCGAGTCATCACACAGTGTCCAGAAATCCAGTGACCTGCCATGGTAAGTCACGATAACaatcctctttcctccttgcAACACACGCGATGCATTGCATGAGGTTGTGATGCGAATGCTAACCCCAATTGACTACAGGTTACTAGGATCGGTCGGCCTAGGCGTACCGGCTGCCTATTACTTGCTCTCCTCCGGTCCTGAAAAGAAGCCCCACGGCGGCCACGGCGACCACCATGAGGCCgtgaaagaaacagagaagaaagaggaacagGCCCCTGCGGGAGAATCCGAGCCCCAACCCGATCGGGACGCGGAGCAGAAGGTCGACACTGaggcttcttcatcttcatctggcGAGAAGGGTGGATCATTTGGGGAGCCGCCATCTAATGTTGATGAGGTAAGGTCTATCCCGTTTCCCGTGCACCTGATAAGTATCGGGTTCGCGATTATGTTTAATGTGGTTGGTCTGACTGTTTTGGTGATAGGCTACTGCCCGCGGCGGAACCGGAGGACCAGCTACTATCTCTGGCAAGCAGGAGGGCGTCTCCAATGCCGACACTTCCAACCCGTATGTGAATGAGCCGGGAAAGAGCCAGAAGGGCGAGGGAGAAACCGAGACGGCTAAGGTGAAGGGCACTGTGGATCCGGCACGCCCCCAGGCCTAGAAAAcggcattcttcttccttgcgcATTTGTATGAGCGGTGCTCTGATAGTTGATTTGGCATCTTCGCAATGTAATACGACACTGATGCAACTCCATGTGAATATCCCGCTCCTGAAAAGATGGCTTGTATCTGTAACCACATGTGAGCTTGCTGGCCAATGTGGCCGAGATGCGAAGCATGCATCGTTCTCTTGAGCTTGTAACCAGCTACTGAAAGCGAAGTGGACCTGAACTTTGAATCTTGGCGCAGATAACCTATCAGCGCAgatctattattattattatatgaTAATTGCGCGTAGACCTCCCCAGGTTTATCTCCCTTCCAACAGACCGGTAAAGCGCACATCCATGGAATCGTCACTATATCCATTCAGCTGTGTCATGCACAACGCCAGACGACCAATATATGagaggaaagcaaaagaaaaagtgtGCAACGAAGCGAATCTCGTAGACCATGAATACCGATGCGACAACCATGCAAAGTGCTTCATTTAGAAGAAGCAGACCAAAGTGAACCGCCAATGAAAATGGTGAAATATGAGTTTTTGACCCAAGTAGCTCAAGAGCtaataaagagagaaagcagtGCAAACTCCGCCAACACCGCATGAGAAAAGCCCTACCTTTTGGAGCGGTTGGAAGTGCTAGAGCGCAACTTCTACCGGCGGCTAGAGGACTTCTCGTTGAGGGGCTCCCCGTTCACTAGAACTTGGGGAGCCTGGTTCTCCTTACCGACATTACGGGCAGTAACGGTGGACACTTCAGCTCCAGTCGCTAGAGTAGCACGGCCGCTTTGCCCCTGTTctacttcttcctcttcctccgtatcctcgtcatcactgCGCTCATCCTTCCTGATACTGTTGAAGAGGTAGTTCTTGAGGATGCGAAGGATCAAAAAGAGCCAGAAAAGGTTGACGGCCTGCAAGCTCGCCAGCAAGGCAAAGGTGATATATTGACTGATCCAACACTTGTATTGCTGGGTATCCCAGTTCAGCTCGAAAGGACCAACGGTTCGGAATTCGGTAAGAACCGCCCAGAGAatcttcaggttcaggtAGTGGCGGCAGTAGATCCAAATTCCAACAAACATACCGAAGTATGGCGCAGTAATGAATGAGTCCAGGTAGTTGAGTGTTTTCGAAGTCTATTGCTATTAGTACATATCACGGGGGTGAGTTCAAGATGCGTGCATACCGCAAGGAAGAAATCAGAAACATCGTGCGTGATGTAGACCGCAAGGCCCATGTAGGTGAAGTGGAATCGATAGCTCAGCGCGATGAGGGCCaaggtgatgatgtgatgtCCGACAAGTTCTTTGAAGTCCTTTCGGGGCTTCTCCAGCTGGAGTAAGAGCACGATGGCTTGTTGAGCCCAGTAGCTCGCTTGCAACAGATAGTAGGCCTTGAATAGCGCTTCATGCTCCCGGTGCGGGAAACCCTCGTACATCGCCGTTGTGTTGAAATACCAGATATCAGACCGGTACATCACGTACAAGCCAAATGGACCGAAGATGCCGAAGTAGATCGCTGTGTACACCTGCTCCATGAAGCGAGCAGTCTTGCCTTTGCCGCGGATTCCGCAGTATATCGCCCACGGCCGGATGATGCGCTGCATGATGAATTCCCGAGTGAAGGATAAGACAATGGTGTAGAACGAGACAAAGGCAACGTCCTTGGGACCTTTTCCATACATAACCGGGCCACCAGGGGTTTTCGGTCCTTGAGGGTAGGACAGAAAGATTGCGCTATGCAGCGGATTGGACGGGTTGGGGTTGACTGCATACAGGGCGAGCAGAACTACCA
The sequence above is a segment of the Aspergillus oryzae RIB40 DNA, chromosome 3 genome. Coding sequences within it:
- a CDS encoding TLC domain-containing protein (protein transporter of the TRAM (translocating chain-associating membrane) superfamily), which translates into the protein MARGRSSSNLGADIPGDTSAPAMSTMNEVSPIETEAPKWNKSSEKSLKSQPKRRKSRSLLRRFKDKCLKHTWLLPLLMVVVLLALYAVNPNPSNPLHSAIFLSYPQGPKTPGGPVMYGKGPKDVAFVSFYTIVLSFTREFIMQRIIRPWAIYCGIRGKGKTARFMEQVYTAIYFGIFGPFGLYVMYRSDIWYFNTTAMYEGFPHREHEALFKAYYLLQASYWAQQAIVLLLQLEKPRKDFKELVGHHIITLALIALSYRFHFTYMGLAVYITHDVSDFFLATSKTLNYLDSFITAPYFGMFVGIWIYCRHYLNLKILWAVLTEFRTVGPFELNWDTQQYKCWISQYITFALLASLQAVNLFWLFLILRILKNYLFNSIRKDERSDDEDTEEEEEVEQGQSGRATLATGAEVSTVTARNVGKENQAPQVLVNGEPLNEKSSSRR
- a CDS encoding uncharacterized protein (predicted protein), translating into MVFARANLLRASARAVGAASRRPAQQVARRTYASESSHSVQKSSDLPWLLGSVGLGVPAAYYLLSSGPEKKPHGGHGDHHEAVKETEKKEEQAPAGESEPQPDRDAEQKVDTEASSSSSGEKGGSFGEPPSNVDEATARGGTGGPATISGKQEGVSNADTSNPYVNEPGKSQKGEGETETAKVKGTVDPARPQA